TCGATCCCTCAGTTTGGAAGGTGACCTCGGAAGAGTCATTCGCCAAAACGGAAAACGACGATCACGACTTTACCCTGAAAATTTACGAGCGGATTTAGGCTGTAAAACGAGGCTTTACATTAGCGTCCTTGTTTAGATTGGTAAAGTCACCAGCCTGCAAAGCAAGCCCGCGGAACGCACGCTTCGCGGCCGTCCAGGCCGCCCACAGCCCTATACAACTGATCATGGCCAAAACGCCATCCAGCAGTGGTTGGTCGATATGGAACCATGCATACAAGGTCTTTTGACTTAAGGCCGGCATTATTGCATGCAACAGGTAGATGGTGAAAATCGCCTGACTGCACAGCATGACCGGCCGCGAGAAAATCCTCGGAATAGGCACACTGGATGCCCAGCACAGCAGTACACCGCCCAGGACAAATATGAGGCATTGACTCCATGAGCCCCACAATAGGCTAAAGCCACAGAGAAGCACCATTACGGTAGCTGTCAGGCGGTATATCCAGCCATGTTGACCTTGCGCGCGTTCCAGGCTGGCATGGATGAACCAGCCGATCACAAAATTCCACAACTGAAGATGCGGGAGCCAGTCATAGAGTGCGCTCGTATCCCATATGTCAGGGAAAATCACCACTACCATGCCGGACACCAGCAAGAACAACAATGACGCTGTGTAGAGGTGACGAACGATAAGATCGCGCACGACAGGCACGACAAACAGTATCATCAGCCCCAGACATATCTGCAGCATGACCTGGATATACCAGTAGGGCATAAAGGGGGGAAAGAAGCTGTCGGCGGTAAACCAATGACTGACGAAGAAGAACTCGCTCCAGACAAATTGACGTTTTAGCGCGAACACCAACAGGATCAGCGCCATGGCCGGCCAAAAGATCTGCCACATGAACCGCCAGAGGGAGCAGAATATCGGTCTGGATGCGGTAATTAAACAGTTTCTGCATGGCCATACCGATTTTGAAGGTCTGTGATGGTGGCCGTCTGCCAGTCCGCCGGCAAGA
The window above is part of the Asticcacaulis sp. MM231 genome. Proteins encoded here:
- a CDS encoding acyltransferase family protein, which codes for MWQIFWPAMALILLVFALKRQFVWSEFFFVSHWFTADSFFPPFMPYWYIQVMLQICLGLMILFVVPVVRDLIVRHLYTASLLFLLVSGMVVVIFPDIWDTSALYDWLPHLQLWNFVIGWFIHASLERAQGQHGWIYRLTATVMVLLCGFSLLWGSWSQCLIFVLGGVLLCWASSVPIPRIFSRPVMLCSQAIFTIYLLHAIMPALSQKTLYAWFHIDQPLLDGVLAMISCIGLWAAWTAAKRAFRGLALQAGDFTNLNKDANVKPRFTA